A single genomic interval of bacterium harbors:
- a CDS encoding glycosyltransferase family 2 protein has protein sequence MNAPSTAPKVAVVILTWNRVDELVPCLESFAVLDYPNFQVVVLDNGSEDETVATTRAQFPWVTLIENGENLGFCRGNNVGLEWALKQPDIDYVMLLNSDTLCTPTLVTELVRAMQSDPRIGVGGAKNLLMENPEYTWGKYGTVTWGPMLVKTIGRFVPDDKLEAAPLDVDWVIGNACMMSRESLQKVGLFDEFFWQCNEDVDWCYRARAAGYRVVYVDRAKILHKGGSSADLTQKKVFSYGYFIGRNAFTFAKKHGTFAQQAFLFTTMWAGVIGRITFFTLDNAKHAILGQRAFVRGMVDGMRGRLTPSEITVQWPPPMKRNLSQGLKARIKRWLGV, from the coding sequence GTGAACGCTCCCAGCACCGCGCCGAAGGTGGCGGTCGTCATCCTCACCTGGAACCGGGTGGACGAGCTCGTCCCGTGCCTCGAGAGCTTCGCCGTCCTCGACTATCCGAACTTCCAGGTCGTCGTCCTCGACAACGGCTCGGAGGACGAGACGGTCGCGACCACGCGTGCGCAGTTTCCCTGGGTGACCCTCATCGAGAACGGCGAGAACCTCGGCTTCTGTCGCGGCAACAACGTCGGCCTCGAGTGGGCGCTGAAGCAGCCGGACATCGACTACGTGATGCTGCTGAACAGCGACACGCTGTGCACGCCGACGCTCGTCACCGAGCTCGTCCGCGCGATGCAGAGCGATCCGCGCATCGGCGTCGGCGGCGCGAAGAACCTCCTCATGGAGAACCCCGAGTACACCTGGGGAAAGTACGGCACCGTCACCTGGGGCCCGATGCTGGTGAAGACGATCGGCCGCTTCGTCCCCGACGACAAGCTCGAAGCCGCACCGCTGGACGTCGACTGGGTGATCGGCAACGCCTGCATGATGAGCCGCGAGTCGCTGCAGAAGGTCGGCCTCTTCGACGAGTTCTTCTGGCAGTGCAACGAGGACGTCGACTGGTGCTACCGCGCCCGCGCCGCCGGCTACCGCGTGGTGTACGTCGACCGCGCGAAGATCCTGCACAAGGGCGGCTCGTCGGCCGACCTCACGCAGAAGAAGGTCTTCTCGTACGGCTACTTCATCGGCCGCAACGCCTTCACCTTCGCGAAGAAGCACGGCACGTTCGCGCAGCAGGCGTTCCTGTTCACGACCATGTGGGCCGGCGTCATCGGCCGCATCACCTTCTTCACCCTCGACAACGCCAAGCACGCCATCCTCGGCCAGCGCGCGTTCGTGCGCGGCATGGTCGACGGCATGCGCGGCCGGCTGACGCCGTCGGAGATCACGGTGCAGTGGCCGCCGCCGATGAAGCGCAACCTCTCCCAGGGGCTGAAGGCGCGCATCAAGCGCTGGCTCGGCGTGTAG
- a CDS encoding ABC transporter ATP-binding protein: MAAIEIRDVSKAFRIPHERQTTLLERLLGLFRPSAVDVLQAVQDVSFEVPAGSFVGVIGSNGSGKSTLLKLMAGILVPDSGTIRVDGHLVPLLELGLGFHQELSVRENVALYGAVLGYPRAEMARRIDEVVAFAELEEFRDAKLKSLSSGMMVRLAFATAIRADADILLLDEVMAVGDAQFQRKCVETFEALQREKKTIVLVSHDLASVQRFCDRAFWLDRGRIVMSGDPAEVVQTYLTVMKTSPVKPELLDAPADADHRWGDGAVRFGDIQLRDAAGRRTDSFRAGVRAVLHVDAEVHDDCTDTVFGIIIWLGGHVVYSTNTVLLRRPLGALTAGSRLRIEVPFLVALGNGHYSLTVAMANSRDGTVHDWINHLVTFSVDGSACGEGIADLGAELHVAIASADDPNAGVPRLQEGTS; encoded by the coding sequence ATGGCGGCGATCGAGATCCGCGACGTCTCCAAGGCGTTCCGCATCCCGCACGAGCGTCAGACGACCCTCCTCGAGCGCCTGCTCGGGCTCTTCCGCCCCTCCGCCGTCGACGTCCTCCAGGCGGTGCAGGACGTGTCGTTCGAGGTGCCTGCGGGCAGCTTCGTCGGCGTCATCGGCTCGAACGGCTCGGGCAAGTCCACGTTGCTGAAGCTGATGGCGGGCATCCTCGTGCCCGACAGCGGAACCATCCGCGTCGACGGGCACCTCGTACCGCTCCTGGAGCTGGGGCTCGGCTTCCATCAGGAGCTGTCCGTGCGCGAGAACGTCGCCCTCTACGGCGCCGTGCTCGGCTACCCGCGCGCCGAGATGGCGCGCCGCATCGACGAGGTGGTCGCATTCGCGGAGCTGGAGGAGTTCCGCGACGCCAAGCTGAAGAGCCTCTCGTCCGGCATGATGGTGCGTCTCGCCTTCGCGACCGCCATTCGCGCCGACGCCGACATCCTGCTGCTCGACGAGGTGATGGCCGTCGGCGATGCGCAGTTCCAGCGCAAGTGCGTCGAGACCTTCGAGGCGCTCCAGCGCGAGAAGAAGACGATCGTCCTCGTCAGCCACGATCTCGCGTCGGTGCAGCGCTTCTGCGACCGCGCCTTCTGGCTCGACCGCGGCCGCATCGTGATGTCCGGCGACCCGGCCGAGGTGGTGCAGACCTATCTCACCGTCATGAAGACCTCGCCCGTGAAGCCGGAGCTCCTCGATGCCCCGGCCGACGCAGACCACCGCTGGGGCGACGGCGCCGTGCGCTTCGGCGACATCCAGCTGCGCGACGCCGCCGGTCGCCGCACCGACAGCTTCCGCGCCGGCGTGCGCGCGGTGCTCCACGTCGACGCCGAGGTCCATGACGACTGCACGGATACGGTGTTCGGCATCATCATCTGGCTCGGCGGCCACGTCGTCTACTCGACGAACACCGTCCTGCTCCGCCGCCCGCTCGGCGCGCTCACCGCCGGCTCCCGGCTGCGCATCGAGGTCCCGTTCCTGGTCGCACTCGGCAACGGCCACTACTCGCTCACCGTCGCCATGGCCAATTCGCGCGACGGTACGGTCCACGATTGGATCAATCACCTCGTCACCTTCTCGGTCGACGGCAGCGCGTGTGGGGAAGGCATCGCCGACCTCGGCGCCGAGCTGCACGTCGCGATCGCCTCCGCCGACGATCCGAACGCCGGCGTCCCCCGCCTGCAGGAGGGCACTTCGTGA
- a CDS encoding ABC transporter permease, which translates to MTRHGHLIAQFALKDFKIRYTHSVLGYAWSVLNPLLFSLIYFLVFSVFVRFDVPHYPGYLLLGITMWGLFAEASTNGVSALMTHAGIIGKVPMPRWIPICAAVVNAFLTFVISAVVLGIILWATDVPVGWPVIVLPILVLDLVVLALGIALLLAPLHVRFHDIGYLWGIGVQVGFWLTPIIYQDMLMPEQWRWLITYNPLARLILYARQAVIYGYWPDMVGIMKTTILAFGVLGLGILAFRRLQERVVEYF; encoded by the coding sequence ATGACCCGCCACGGGCATCTCATCGCCCAGTTCGCGCTCAAGGATTTCAAGATCCGATACACGCACTCGGTCCTCGGGTACGCGTGGTCGGTCCTGAACCCCCTGCTCTTCTCGCTGATCTACTTCCTCGTCTTCTCCGTGTTCGTCCGCTTCGACGTGCCCCACTACCCGGGCTATCTGCTGCTCGGCATCACCATGTGGGGGCTGTTCGCCGAGGCCTCGACGAACGGCGTCAGCGCGCTCATGACGCACGCGGGCATCATCGGGAAGGTGCCGATGCCGCGCTGGATCCCGATCTGCGCGGCGGTGGTGAACGCGTTCCTCACCTTCGTGATCAGCGCCGTCGTCCTCGGCATCATCCTCTGGGCGACGGACGTCCCCGTCGGCTGGCCCGTCATCGTGCTGCCGATCCTCGTCCTCGACCTCGTCGTGCTCGCGCTCGGGATCGCCCTGCTGCTCGCCCCGCTCCACGTCCGCTTCCACGACATCGGCTACCTGTGGGGCATCGGCGTCCAGGTCGGCTTCTGGCTGACGCCGATCATCTATCAGGACATGCTCATGCCCGAGCAGTGGCGCTGGCTCATCACCTACAATCCGCTCGCGCGCCTGATCTTGTACGCCCGCCAGGCGGTCATCTATGGCTACTGGCCGGACATGGTCGGCATCATGAAGACCACGATCCTCGCCTTCGGCGTGCTCGGACTCGGGATACTCGCGTTCCGACGTCTCCAGGAGCGCGTCGTCGAGTACTTCTAG
- a CDS encoding glycosyltransferase family 2 protein: MRPRDVVIVVLNWNGREVTLKCLESLAAADLGGARVTVVDNGSRDGSVEAIRAAFPDVPVIALPQNRGYAGGNNAGIRDALERGARAVLLLNNDTKVATDFLGPLVWLLNECPRAAAVASAIYRYDVPEVLTEAWLEVYWGFGIVRRKGVNALPGEGFDAVRPVDAGVGCSLLMRGEALRRLGPLDEAYFAYHEEVEWCVRAGRAGWQVFYQPYSRVWHHISKSTDVPRAPARRRRPPAGEELPNPIPLQWNPVRTYLGARNSVRFMRTHGSLRQRVYFWASTLYNIPLELLAIVSGREEELKLGLFGYRRGLASWCYDVAGVPSETWPGKEPTRSQRLRALLVAPFALTVALPLALWRARRDGLTRQVEACVAGHWDGILGRPLPLERLGLR, translated from the coding sequence GTGCGCCCGAGGGACGTGGTCATCGTCGTCCTCAACTGGAACGGCCGCGAGGTCACGCTGAAGTGCCTCGAGAGCCTGGCGGCGGCCGACCTCGGCGGTGCCCGCGTCACGGTGGTCGACAACGGCTCGCGGGACGGCTCGGTCGAGGCCATCCGCGCCGCGTTCCCCGACGTCCCCGTGATCGCGCTGCCGCAGAATCGCGGCTACGCGGGCGGCAACAACGCCGGCATCCGCGACGCGCTCGAGCGTGGGGCGCGCGCCGTCCTGCTCCTCAACAACGACACCAAGGTCGCCACCGACTTCCTCGGGCCGCTCGTGTGGCTGCTGAACGAGTGTCCGCGCGCCGCCGCGGTGGCGAGCGCGATCTACCGCTACGACGTCCCCGAGGTGCTGACCGAGGCCTGGCTCGAGGTCTACTGGGGCTTCGGCATCGTGCGTCGCAAGGGCGTGAACGCGCTGCCGGGCGAGGGCTTCGACGCGGTGCGGCCGGTCGACGCCGGCGTCGGCTGCTCGCTGCTCATGCGCGGCGAGGCGCTGCGGCGGTTGGGCCCGCTCGACGAGGCCTACTTCGCCTACCACGAGGAGGTCGAGTGGTGCGTGCGCGCCGGACGCGCCGGCTGGCAGGTCTTCTACCAGCCGTACTCGCGGGTCTGGCACCACATCTCGAAGAGCACCGACGTGCCGCGTGCCCCGGCGCGGCGCCGGCGCCCGCCCGCCGGCGAGGAGCTGCCGAACCCGATCCCGCTGCAGTGGAACCCCGTGCGCACCTACCTCGGGGCGCGCAACTCGGTCCGCTTCATGCGCACGCACGGCTCGCTGCGCCAGCGCGTCTACTTCTGGGCGTCGACGCTCTACAACATCCCGCTCGAGCTGCTGGCGATCGTCTCCGGGCGCGAGGAGGAGCTGAAGCTCGGGCTCTTCGGCTACCGGCGCGGACTCGCGAGCTGGTGCTACGACGTCGCCGGCGTGCCGTCGGAGACCTGGCCCGGCAAGGAGCCGACGCGATCGCAGCGGCTTCGCGCCCTCCTGGTCGCGCCCTTCGCGCTCACGGTCGCGCTGCCGCTGGCGCTGTGGCGTGCGCGGCGCGACGGGCTCACGCGACAGGTCGAGGCGTGCGTGGCCGGCCACTGGGACGGCATCCTCGGCCGTCCGCTGCCGCTCGAGCGCCTGGGCCTGCGATGA
- a CDS encoding glycosyltransferase family 2 protein produces MSDAIDAGPPPLAPAQVTIVVLNWRRADDTIACLASLAAARLDGARVLVVDNGSGDGSVARIRAAAPAVPIIALAENRGYAGGNNAGIEQALADGAAAVLLLNNDTLVSPDFLAPLVEALAASPEAAAVCGAVHRHDRPELLDVAWSEVRFADRHAVQLRGVNAVPGEGFDQRRNVEIAVGCVLLLRATALRQIGLLDETYFAYHEDVEWGLRARAAGWQLFYEPYARVYHRGSASTGVGGRTADPGATDAVNLALPNAEVLRPNPVRAYLGGRNVVRLLRAYATPEERRSFVKQLARRVPLELAALALDRQGWLRLGRFDWAEAARVFFLDRHGLPRGPLAGAARRRRALRLAVLAPVDVVWGAPHAVWSAWRAGRLSEATAELRGLLDGWRDRPLPLVRLGLRPAAGEEGAQGR; encoded by the coding sequence ATGAGCGACGCGATCGACGCGGGGCCTCCGCCGCTGGCGCCGGCGCAGGTGACGATCGTCGTCCTCAACTGGCGTCGTGCCGACGACACGATCGCCTGTCTCGCGAGCCTGGCGGCCGCCCGGCTCGACGGCGCGCGCGTGCTGGTCGTCGACAACGGCTCCGGCGACGGCTCCGTGGCGCGCATCCGCGCCGCGGCACCGGCCGTGCCGATCATCGCCCTGGCCGAGAATCGCGGCTACGCGGGCGGCAACAACGCCGGCATCGAGCAGGCCCTCGCCGACGGTGCGGCGGCCGTGCTCCTCCTCAACAACGACACGCTGGTGTCGCCGGACTTCTTGGCGCCGCTCGTCGAGGCGCTGGCCGCCAGCCCCGAGGCGGCCGCCGTGTGCGGCGCCGTCCATCGTCACGACCGGCCGGAGCTGCTCGACGTCGCCTGGTCCGAGGTGCGCTTCGCCGACCGTCACGCGGTGCAGTTGCGCGGCGTCAACGCCGTGCCGGGCGAAGGCTTCGACCAGCGGCGCAACGTCGAGATCGCGGTCGGCTGCGTGCTGCTCCTGCGCGCGACGGCGCTGCGGCAGATCGGGCTGCTCGACGAGACCTACTTCGCCTATCACGAGGACGTCGAGTGGGGCCTGCGCGCCCGCGCCGCCGGCTGGCAGCTGTTCTACGAGCCCTATGCGCGCGTCTACCATCGCGGCTCGGCCAGCACCGGCGTCGGCGGACGCACGGCGGATCCGGGCGCGACCGACGCCGTCAACCTCGCGCTGCCCAACGCCGAGGTGCTGCGGCCGAATCCCGTACGCGCGTATCTCGGCGGCCGCAACGTGGTGCGACTCCTGCGCGCCTATGCGACGCCCGAGGAGCGCCGCTCGTTCGTGAAGCAGCTCGCGCGCCGCGTGCCGCTCGAGCTGGCGGCGCTGGCCCTCGACCGACAGGGCTGGCTGCGGCTCGGGCGCTTCGACTGGGCCGAGGCCGCGCGCGTCTTCTTCCTCGATCGGCACGGGTTGCCGCGCGGCCCGCTGGCGGGGGCGGCACGACGCCGGCGGGCGCTGCGGCTCGCCGTGCTGGCGCCGGTCGACGTCGTCTGGGGCGCGCCGCACGCCGTCTGGAGCGCCTGGCGCGCCGGCCGTCTGTCCGAGGCGACGGCCGAGCTGCGGGGTCTGCTCGACGGCTGGCGCGATCGCCCGCTGCCGCTCGTCCGTCTGGGGCTACGTCCCGCCGCGGGCGAGGAAGGCGCGCAGGGACGGTAG
- a CDS encoding methyltransferase domain-containing protein, whose translation MGTASAATSAQDLRALYDQRFPPAERAAKARLWAVLCADFFQRYVRSDDTVLDVGAGLCEFVNHIRAGRRIAVDMGEHVDQAAAAGVEVHRGSAGDLGWLPDASVDVVFASNVFEHFLAKTDVLAALREARRVLRVGGRIVVLQPNVKYAYREYWDFFDHHLPLSDGAMAEALGLAGLHVVEVRPRFLPYSTKGHLPTWPFLVRLYLRMPLAQRLLGKQMLLVAEKR comes from the coding sequence GTGGGTACCGCCTCCGCCGCGACGAGCGCGCAGGATCTGCGTGCACTCTACGATCAGCGGTTCCCCCCCGCCGAGCGGGCGGCGAAGGCTCGGCTGTGGGCCGTGCTGTGCGCGGACTTCTTCCAGCGCTACGTGCGCTCCGACGATACCGTGCTCGACGTCGGCGCAGGGCTCTGCGAGTTCGTGAACCACATCCGCGCCGGGCGGCGCATCGCCGTGGACATGGGCGAGCACGTCGATCAGGCCGCGGCGGCGGGCGTCGAGGTGCACCGCGGCTCCGCCGGCGATCTCGGCTGGCTCCCCGACGCCAGCGTCGACGTCGTCTTCGCCAGCAACGTGTTCGAGCACTTCCTGGCGAAGACGGACGTGCTGGCGGCACTGCGCGAAGCCCGGCGCGTGCTGCGCGTCGGCGGGCGGATCGTCGTCCTCCAGCCGAACGTCAAGTACGCCTACCGCGAGTACTGGGACTTCTTCGACCACCATCTGCCGCTCAGCGACGGGGCGATGGCGGAGGCGCTCGGCCTCGCGGGGCTGCACGTCGTCGAGGTGCGGCCACGGTTCCTGCCGTACTCGACGAAGGGCCACCTGCCGACGTGGCCGTTCCTCGTGCGGCTCTATCTGCGCATGCCGCTGGCGCAACGGCTCCTGGGCAAGCAGATGCTGCTGGTCGCCGAGAAGCGCTGA
- a CDS encoding sulfatase produces the protein MGTPVRRALWPLLAALTLLAACGRPSHPPNVIVLVLDTMRADRLAAWGAKRTVAPFVDSLAARGTAFRHAYAQTSWTSGSVASIITSRYLLQHGVTGFNKKLADDESTLAEVLQLAGYRTCGLSANALVTRSLGFAQGYDHYQAFPLAKNEKPKYLWFPARADTVNAKALEWIDQQPKGVPLFLYLQYMEPHTPYDPPAEALARLRGNRETPSADDVNAAAWVGDLFPPSPEMMEAIQDYYDASIMAMDAQIAALFEQLGKRGLLENALIVVTADHGEEFREHGIMGHGKSLYDTVVRVPLVIVPPGSTTPIARDEVVQLVDVAPTILDWSGIERPPSYEGHSLRPWTVSGWRAWFAGKPPPARAALSELERLIRSDVATKHHRALLDPERRKIIRPFDDSPLWFDQRADPGETDPDALTPAERETLSGGLDALIATLQPRAGSAQTMELDAETRERLKALGYAH, from the coding sequence GTGGGAACGCCCGTCCGCCGCGCGCTCTGGCCGCTGCTCGCCGCGCTGACGCTGCTCGCCGCCTGCGGGCGGCCGTCCCACCCGCCGAACGTGATCGTGCTCGTGCTCGACACGATGCGGGCCGACCGGCTCGCGGCGTGGGGCGCGAAGCGCACGGTGGCGCCCTTCGTCGATTCGCTCGCCGCCCGCGGCACCGCCTTCCGCCACGCCTACGCGCAGACGTCGTGGACGAGCGGCTCGGTCGCGTCGATCATCACCTCGCGCTACCTGCTGCAGCACGGCGTCACCGGCTTCAACAAGAAGCTGGCCGACGACGAATCGACGCTCGCCGAGGTGCTCCAGCTCGCCGGCTACCGCACCTGTGGGCTGTCCGCCAACGCGCTCGTCACGCGCAGCCTCGGCTTCGCGCAGGGCTACGACCACTACCAGGCGTTCCCGCTCGCGAAGAACGAGAAGCCGAAGTACCTCTGGTTCCCGGCGCGGGCCGACACCGTCAACGCGAAGGCGCTCGAGTGGATCGACCAGCAACCGAAGGGCGTCCCGCTGTTCCTGTACCTCCAGTACATGGAGCCGCACACGCCCTACGACCCGCCCGCCGAGGCGCTCGCGCGGCTGCGCGGCAACCGCGAGACGCCATCGGCCGACGACGTCAACGCGGCGGCCTGGGTCGGCGACCTCTTCCCGCCGTCACCGGAGATGATGGAGGCGATCCAGGACTACTACGACGCCTCGATCATGGCGATGGACGCCCAGATCGCCGCGCTCTTCGAGCAGCTCGGCAAGCGCGGCCTGCTCGAGAACGCCCTGATCGTCGTCACCGCCGACCACGGGGAGGAGTTTCGCGAGCACGGCATCATGGGCCACGGCAAGTCGCTCTACGACACCGTCGTCCGCGTGCCGCTCGTCATCGTGCCGCCGGGCAGCACGACGCCGATCGCCCGCGACGAGGTCGTCCAGCTGGTCGACGTCGCGCCGACGATCCTCGACTGGTCCGGCATCGAGCGGCCGCCCTCGTACGAGGGCCACTCGCTGCGGCCGTGGACCGTGAGCGGCTGGCGCGCCTGGTTCGCCGGCAAGCCACCGCCGGCTCGCGCGGCCCTGAGCGAGCTCGAGCGTCTCATCAGGTCGGACGTGGCCACGAAGCACCATCGCGCGCTGCTCGATCCCGAGCGCCGCAAGATCATCCGTCCGTTCGACGATTCGCCGCTGTGGTTCGACCAGCGAGCCGATCCGGGCGAGACCGATCCCGACGCGCTGACGCCGGCCGAGCGCGAGACGCTGAGCGGCGGCCTCGACGCCCTGATCGCCACGCTCCAGCCCCGTGCGGGCAGTGCGCAGACGATGGAGCTCGACGCCGAGACCCGCGAGCGCCTGAAGGCGCTCGGCTACGCCCACTAG
- a CDS encoding class I SAM-dependent methyltransferase, whose amino-acid sequence MPFKQYLRSEITHGLDETYTEEHWAKSTPGKAYYDVHLSTIENHEMAAPLFREFLGQGGMRVLESGCGTGRWMAFFEKLGNRAYGVDDSPGPLRVAREHDPDMLLARANVLHKPFRDGVFDAVFSSYVAEHFEDGPEILFREIHRVLKPGGLFFMVVPFNNTFRRFVTNPMLRAFYAIWKLRGKGLGFTEFRYTQAEVDGFLRATDFDVLRVAPDDYYLPWSKGLFVDLCDVGSFVHYEHKPPYEFGRFGQTVIRTIQRAGIWHSCEGIFYVARARK is encoded by the coding sequence ATGCCCTTCAAGCAGTACCTGCGCTCCGAGATCACCCACGGTCTCGACGAGACCTACACCGAAGAGCACTGGGCGAAGAGCACGCCCGGCAAGGCGTACTACGACGTCCACCTGTCGACCATCGAGAACCACGAGATGGCGGCGCCGCTCTTCCGCGAGTTCCTCGGCCAGGGCGGGATGCGCGTGCTCGAGTCGGGCTGCGGAACCGGCCGCTGGATGGCGTTCTTCGAGAAGCTCGGGAACCGGGCCTACGGCGTCGACGACAGCCCGGGCCCGCTGCGCGTCGCGCGCGAACACGATCCCGACATGCTGCTCGCGCGCGCCAACGTGCTGCACAAGCCCTTTCGCGACGGCGTCTTCGACGCGGTCTTCTCGTCGTACGTGGCCGAGCACTTCGAGGACGGGCCCGAGATCCTGTTCCGTGAGATCCACCGGGTGCTGAAGCCCGGCGGCCTCTTCTTCATGGTGGTGCCGTTCAACAATACCTTCCGGCGCTTCGTGACCAACCCGATGCTGCGGGCCTTCTACGCGATCTGGAAGCTGCGCGGGAAAGGCCTCGGCTTCACCGAGTTCCGCTACACGCAGGCCGAAGTCGACGGCTTCCTGCGCGCCACCGACTTCGACGTCCTGCGCGTGGCGCCCGACGACTACTATCTGCCCTGGTCGAAGGGGCTGTTCGTCGACCTCTGCGACGTCGGCTCGTTCGTGCACTACGAGCACAAGCCGCCGTACGAGTTCGGGCGCTTCGGGCAGACGGTCATCCGCACCATCCAGCGCGCGGGCATCTGGCACTCCTGCGAGGGCATCTTCTACGTCGCCCGGGCACGGAAGTGA
- a CDS encoding glycosyltransferase has product MADARRETPAARGDDGGAMSGLRLSVIVPVYNEAGTVRTLLDRVLAVPIPKELIVVDDCSSDGTAAALAAFRAETPDTPDARIVFLRHDVNQGKGAAIRTGVAHVTGGVVIIQDADLEYDPNEYPRLLQPIVEGHADAVFGSRFVGSPRRVLLFWHTVGNRLLTLLSNACTNLNLTDMETCYKAIRADVLRGVPLRSNRFGFEPEITAKLARLRCRIYEVPIAYYGRGYGEGKKIGWKDAVAAVWTILRFAVVPDIGREDAGFTTLRRVEVLRRYNAFLWDLMAPWVGERVLEVGAGTGLLTRFLTKRQRVVSTELDPEYVEMLQRMFADQPNVEIRRLDLAQLAQGGMPRQGFDTVVCSNVLEHIEDDAAALRAMRDMLEPGGRVVLIVPALRPLYGSIDRAIHHHRRYDRDEIAGRLEAAGLRVEHLSYFNMIGVPGWFLNARVLRRRTVPGFQARINDWLVPWLRVERRFGPPVGMSLLAVARVPA; this is encoded by the coding sequence GTGGCTGACGCGCGGCGCGAGACTCCGGCGGCGAGGGGCGACGACGGCGGCGCGATGTCCGGCCTGCGCCTGTCGGTGATCGTTCCCGTCTACAACGAGGCGGGGACGGTTCGGACGCTTCTCGACCGCGTGCTCGCGGTGCCGATCCCGAAGGAGCTGATCGTCGTCGACGATTGCTCGAGCGACGGCACGGCGGCGGCGCTCGCCGCCTTCCGCGCCGAGACGCCCGACACCCCCGACGCGCGCATCGTCTTCCTGCGCCACGACGTGAACCAGGGAAAGGGCGCCGCGATCCGCACCGGCGTGGCGCACGTGACCGGCGGCGTGGTGATCATCCAGGACGCCGACCTCGAATACGACCCGAACGAGTACCCGCGCCTGCTCCAGCCGATCGTCGAAGGGCACGCCGACGCCGTGTTCGGCTCGCGCTTCGTCGGCAGCCCGCGTCGCGTCCTGCTCTTCTGGCACACCGTCGGCAATCGCCTGCTCACGCTGCTCTCGAACGCCTGCACCAATCTCAACCTCACGGACATGGAGACGTGCTACAAGGCGATCCGGGCCGACGTCCTGCGCGGCGTCCCGCTGCGCTCGAACCGCTTCGGCTTCGAGCCCGAGATCACGGCCAAGCTCGCCCGCCTGCGCTGCCGCATCTACGAGGTGCCGATCGCGTACTACGGCCGCGGCTACGGCGAAGGAAAGAAGATCGGATGGAAGGACGCCGTCGCCGCGGTGTGGACGATCCTGCGCTTCGCCGTGGTGCCGGACATCGGCCGCGAGGACGCCGGCTTCACGACGCTGCGCCGGGTCGAGGTGCTGCGGCGCTACAACGCCTTCCTCTGGGACCTGATGGCGCCGTGGGTCGGGGAGCGCGTGCTCGAGGTGGGGGCGGGGACGGGGCTCCTCACCCGCTTCCTCACCAAGCGGCAGCGTGTGGTCTCGACCGAGCTGGATCCCGAGTACGTCGAGATGCTCCAGCGCATGTTCGCGGACCAGCCCAACGTCGAGATCCGCCGGCTGGACCTCGCTCAGCTCGCGCAGGGCGGCATGCCCCGGCAGGGGTTCGACACGGTGGTGTGCTCGAACGTGCTCGAGCACATCGAGGACGACGCGGCGGCGCTGCGTGCGATGCGCGACATGCTCGAGCCCGGCGGCCGCGTGGTGCTGATCGTTCCGGCCCTGCGGCCGCTCTACGGCTCGATCGATCGCGCCATCCATCACCACCGTCGCTACGATCGCGACGAGATCGCGGGCCGGCTCGAGGCGGCGGGACTGCGCGTCGAGCATCTCAGCTACTTCAACATGATCGGCGTACCCGGGTGGTTCCTGAACGCGCGGGTGCTGCGGCGGCGAACGGTGCCCGGCTTCCAGGCGCGCATCAACGACTGGCTCGTCCCCTGGTTGCGCGTCGAGCGGCGGTTCGGGCCGCCCGTCGGCATGTCGCTGCTCGCCGTCGCGCGCGTACCCGCGTAG